In a single window of the Streptacidiphilus sp. P02-A3a genome:
- the cbiE gene encoding precorrin-6y C5,15-methyltransferase (decarboxylating) subunit CbiE: MAVLGAALAADHRELIAGAALVLGARRHLDAAGVRPERALALGPLAPALDALDALLAAEPQARAVVLASGDPGFFGIVRALAERFGPDALDVRPGTSSIAEAFARLGLPWDDAVVVSAHGRDPRPAFNVCRARRKTAVLTAPGAGPAELGAALLATPGIERRLVVARDLGSARERIERVTPAQAAARDWPGVHVLLCLAVDGPAVGPVRSVAGDLGGPPGGWALAEERFEHRDAMVTKAEVRALALARLGPRLGELVWDVGAGSGSVAVECARLGAAVVAVERAEDGVRRVRANARAHDVDVSVVHGSAPTALAGLPAPDAVFIGGGGADLPDIVAACAERARRTVVVTLAAVDRVPGVRAALLASGFTAEGVQLQASRLAPLPGGVTRLAATNPVFVLWGSRPPPDPRPRAPHAHHTRVVEPSGDTL; this comes from the coding sequence ATCGCCGTGCTCGGCGCGGCGCTGGCCGCGGACCACCGCGAGCTGATCGCCGGGGCCGCGCTGGTGCTCGGCGCCCGCCGCCACCTCGACGCGGCAGGCGTGCGCCCCGAGCGCGCGCTGGCGTTGGGCCCGCTCGCGCCCGCGCTGGACGCCCTGGACGCGCTGCTGGCGGCCGAGCCGCAGGCCCGGGCGGTGGTGCTGGCCTCCGGCGACCCGGGGTTCTTCGGCATCGTCCGCGCCCTCGCGGAGCGCTTCGGCCCGGACGCGCTGGACGTCCGCCCGGGCACCAGCAGCATCGCCGAGGCCTTCGCCCGGCTCGGCCTGCCCTGGGACGACGCGGTCGTGGTCAGCGCCCACGGCCGGGACCCGCGACCGGCGTTCAACGTCTGCCGGGCCCGGCGGAAGACCGCGGTGCTGACCGCGCCGGGCGCCGGACCGGCCGAGTTGGGCGCGGCGCTGCTGGCCACCCCGGGCATCGAGCGGCGGCTGGTGGTCGCCCGCGACCTGGGTTCGGCGCGGGAGCGGATCGAGCGGGTCACCCCGGCGCAGGCGGCGGCCCGGGACTGGCCGGGCGTGCACGTGCTGCTCTGCCTGGCCGTCGACGGCCCGGCCGTCGGCCCGGTCCGGTCCGTGGCCGGTGACCTGGGCGGGCCGCCCGGCGGTTGGGCGCTGGCCGAGGAGCGGTTCGAGCACCGGGACGCGATGGTCACCAAGGCCGAGGTCAGGGCGCTGGCGCTGGCCAGGCTCGGGCCCCGGCTCGGCGAGCTGGTCTGGGACGTGGGCGCGGGCAGCGGCTCGGTCGCCGTCGAGTGCGCCCGGCTGGGCGCGGCGGTGGTGGCCGTGGAGCGCGCCGAGGACGGCGTGCGCCGGGTGCGCGCCAACGCGCGGGCGCACGATGTGGACGTGAGCGTGGTGCACGGAAGCGCACCAACGGCGCTCGCCGGACTGCCCGCGCCGGACGCGGTGTTCATCGGCGGCGGCGGCGCCGACCTGCCGGACATCGTCGCCGCCTGCGCCGAGCGCGCCCGGCGCACGGTGGTGGTCACCCTGGCGGCGGTGGACCGGGTCCCCGGCGTCCGCGCGGCGCTGCTGGCGTCCGGATTCACCGCCGAGGGGGTGCAGCTCCAGGCCTCCCGGCTGGCCCCGCTGCCGGGCGGGGTCACCCGGCTCGCCGCCACCAACCCGGTCTTCGTGCTCTGGGGCTCCCGCCCCCCGCCCGACCCGCGGCCCAGGGCACCGCACGCGCACCACACCAGAGTTGTCGAACCGTCAGGAGACACGTTGTGA
- the cobM gene encoding precorrin-4 C(11)-methyltransferase — MSTPSQSGTTGKVTFVGAGPGAADLLTFRAARAIAEADTVIWAASLVQAEVLEHARADAEVLDSSLVPMEDVLAVYRRAAAEGRRVARIHSGDPSLWGAVQEQLDRCRELGLDTEIVPGVSSFSAVAAIAQRELTIPEVAQSVILTRLGGGKTPMPPGEEVRDFARHGTTMAVFLSAARAKQLVEELTEGGYPADTPVVIAYQATWPDELVLRGTLATLEAQVKEHRLWKHTLFLVGPALDATGTRSHLYHPGHFHGFRRADPDARRALRAAAKP; from the coding sequence GTGAGCACGCCCAGCCAGAGTGGAACGACCGGGAAGGTCACCTTCGTCGGCGCCGGGCCCGGCGCCGCCGACCTGCTGACCTTCCGTGCGGCCCGCGCCATCGCCGAGGCCGACACCGTGATCTGGGCCGCCAGCCTGGTGCAGGCCGAGGTGCTGGAGCACGCCCGGGCCGACGCCGAGGTGCTGGACTCCTCGCTGGTCCCGATGGAGGACGTGCTCGCGGTGTACCGGCGCGCCGCCGCCGAGGGCCGCCGGGTGGCCCGGATCCACTCCGGCGACCCCTCCCTGTGGGGCGCGGTCCAGGAGCAGTTGGACCGCTGCCGGGAGCTGGGCCTGGACACCGAGATCGTGCCCGGTGTCTCCTCCTTCTCGGCGGTCGCCGCGATCGCCCAGCGCGAGCTGACCATCCCCGAGGTCGCCCAGAGCGTGATCCTCACCCGGCTCGGCGGCGGCAAGACGCCGATGCCGCCCGGCGAGGAGGTCCGCGACTTCGCCCGGCACGGCACCACCATGGCGGTGTTCCTGTCGGCGGCGCGGGCGAAGCAGCTGGTGGAGGAGCTGACCGAGGGCGGCTATCCGGCGGACACCCCGGTGGTGATCGCCTATCAGGCGACCTGGCCGGACGAGCTGGTGCTGCGCGGCACCCTGGCGACGCTGGAGGCGCAGGTCAAGGAGCACCGGCTGTGGAAGCACACGCTGTTCCTGGTCGGCCCGGCGCTGGACGCCACCGGGACCCGCTCGCACCTGTACCACCCCGGTCACTTCCACGGCTTCCGCCGTGCCGATCCCGACGCCCGCCGCGCCCTGCGTGCCGCCGCCAAGCCGTGA